The DNA window TGCTTTGCACCTGTGATGGGGCAACCAAGATTATGATACATACGTGTATAAGATACAGGATGCCATGAGCGCCTTCTTACGCCCAAACTTCTGCAACGGGGTGAGGAGAATAGAACCAGCAACTGCGCCCAACGGCATGAGCGACGATACCAACGAGTTTTCGTGGCTGTTAAAGTGCAACGACTTGTCCATACCGATGGAAGCACCCGAGATCAACGACTGGTCGACACCAGAAAGAATACCACAGAAGGCAGCAAATATACCCAACGTCGTGACCAACGTCGACGGAGATACCCCAAGAGGGAATTCGAGgtttttaaaattggtCATCCAAGCGCCCGACTGCTTTTCGGCAGCACCCATGGCAGCATACTTTTCAAACTCGCCATCAAAGTCAAAGTCTGACCCAAACTCCAACCCTTCGTCGTGCTCGTATTTGGgcttgttttcttttgtctCGTCATAGACATCCTTTCCAAACAAGCCAGAATTCTTTTCCAGTGAAACGGACAGCATTGCtaggttgttgtttattgtaGATTTAAGGATTATTCGAAAcggtatttttttaaaaaaagcAGTAAAAACATGGTGCAGGGAATCGTGGGTATTTATAGCAAACTGCGTAAACCTTCACTTTTGATAACAGTGCCCATTTTGCCAAAAGGTGGGAAATGGGGGCATTATGGGATGTTTAGACAATCGTAGTCTATCTGGCGTTTCGGAACAACCacagaaaaatttttctctttgtttACGTATGGTATCTGCACAAGAGACTAAAAGTGGTTGGTGGTGTTGCTAGTACAAGCACAATGTAGATAAATTAGCCAAATTAAACACTAACATGAGTGGAGTAGCAATTTTCGAGCCAAAAAGTAAAGCATAGTGCCTCATCACTTTGACAAGGGAAGGCTGCTTCTTTATATCGATGATCAGCAGGAAAACAGCCCGGTGACACACTTACAAACCATTAATTTATTCCGATAGAtgttactattattatttttcctCGAGGTGTCTGCCACGGAAAATTGTTATTCCAGAGAGATTCAGTTTTTAGTTGTGTTCCCCCCACACAACACAAAACCCCCAACAAAGCAATTTATACGTTTGtgctttctctttttttctgCATTCGTCTAGTTTAAGGGTGAGGCGATAGTTCTGATTGGAGGAGATTGTTTCGGGCTAGCAAACTAACGCCACTTTTGCCAAACAGCTTACACCAAGAGGCTTTGATGGGGAAAAGAGTGGGGTGAGTCTGGAGAGTGCAATGCTAACCACcctttttccttttctccTACAATTCAGAGAGATACCAATTCTGGTATACTAACCATTTTTACTTGGAACGGCTAGCTCCCACCAATCTAACAAACCTACTACTCCTAtttaaaaacaattaaatctaAAGTTTCCAACTCTAGTGCTTAAACGTTTGGTAttctttctattttttttatatatttttacGTTCTAAATTGTCTAAAGCATTCAATCCTATCTCTCCCCCCcaccccaaaaaaaaaaaaaaaacagccTCTATTGTTCTAATTTGTACATTGTGCAGAAACCCCGTTTGGAATTAAAATGTTGGGATCAATGAAACTTGCATACCTCCTGATATACTCGTCATGTAAATGGGCCTTTAACTTGACCATCAGGTTACCAAATGTTTTGGAACACGACGTGCATTTGAAAGGGGATGTTTTGATAAGCTTATCCATAGCTTCCTTGGAGCGTTCGTGGACAATGTATTGGGTGTTTCTCTGGACCAGCCCTGTTTCTAAGAAAGGCTGGGAAGTGCGGCGACTACAGTAGCCCTCGTTCAACTCAGGATTTAACTCCTCAAAGGGGACAAAGAACTTTGTGGTAAATGAATTGTAGTGTTTCttattcttcattttcGGAGAATGAAAATCTTGGGTGATCACATGGACGTGTAGGTTATTCAAGGAAGGTATGCTGTGGACCCCGGCGTTGATGAACGTGTTTCTGAACTCCAGAAGTTGGGACTTGTCCTTCACATCAGAGTAATGTAGCAATTCATCAACGATAAGATCCTTTGCTTTCTCAACATATTCCAGCACCATTTTGTAGAGCTTGTCTCCGGAGAATTCTGGATAGTCTGTGCAGAATGCATCTAGCGGATGGGTTCTGCTTACCTGGCGGTTTCGGGGAATGACTAGCAAGTGTCTGGTCGATTTGGGGAATATATCTTTGATAATAATCACATTCTCGTCGTAGAAGACAACAATGTCGTGTTTTTCAGGGTGGTCTATGTATTGTTGAAATGCATCTCTGAAGCTCATCGGAAAGGAGTGCAATACAAAGAGATTCGATGCAACTAATGCTGAtctgtattttttttttttttttttcttgataatataatataaactTTATGTACATTTGGAAAAGATCTACAAACACACCCACTCACATCACAAGCTACACTTGAGTTTATACCTTTCTCTTTTTAGGCTTAATGTCTTCCGGGGTTGCTGTGGTTTTGGAGGATTGATTTACAAATG is part of the Candida dubliniensis CD36 chromosome R, complete sequence genome and encodes:
- a CDS encoding histidine triad (HIT) family protein, putative (Similar to S. cerevisiae HNT3;~similar to Aprataxin, a Hint related protein that is mutated in individuals with ataxia with oculomotor apraxia), producing the protein MSFRDAFQQYIDHPEKHDIVVFYDENVIIIKDIFPKSTRHLLVIPRNRQVSRTHPLDAFCTDYPEFSGDKLYKMVSEYVEKAKDLIVDELLHYSDVKDKSQLSEFRNTFINAGVHSIPSLNNLHVHVITQDFHSPKMKNKKHYNSFTTKFFVPFEELNPELNEGYCSRRTSQPFLETGSVQRNTQYIVHERSKEAMDKLIKTSPFKCTSCSKTFGNSMVKLKAHLHDEYIRRYASFIDPNILIPNGVSAQCTN